tgggtcggacagctcttggcggagctctacagcccgctcgccaagagcacgctctacagcgccgtgtatctctccactaaccccgtccagcatcagcggacgaagcatgtgtagatcgacttgcacttcatgcgcgacagggtcgccatcggcgatgttcgggttctCCATGTCCcaaccacctcccagtttgccgacataTTCACCATTCACCAAGGGTCTTCCCTCCTCGAcgttctcggagtttcgctccagtctCAACGTAGCcagtggctagttgtggctgccggGGAGGGGAgttatttgccctttgtactttcttcttgtccaATCTTGAACACTGCTGCGTCAGTaattcagactgcggggggtgttggctttcttgttgtccagtcttgaacaccgctgcgccggtagttcagactgcaggGGGGGTTATATTGAgctcatgtatagaggcccatctagaaccccatgtataggaactatatatcccacccttctagagtTTGGAGGAATAAATCTGATTATTTCCTTCCTACATCTAGTAGCACTCTTGGATCTTTTATTGACTTCAACCTCCAAAAACCGTTTTCGATGTTCTAGTCGAGGCCCTGCTGACTTTTTGAAGGCACAAAAATGTTACCACGAGATCCTATGAaggaaacaaaactaattaattTAAATGGTAGTAATAGAAACATCATTACATCCGCATGCAAGTAACTAAAAAAGCTCATGATGGGCCTTCATCATCTCTGACTAAGATGATCAAGCCCTAAAGAACGTGAATTCTTGACTAGATCTTGTTCGTTGTTCAAATAACAACAGTAATTGTTCTTAAGGTTAGCTAATGAAGCTATACTCTTTTCTTGATGGTCCACCTGTCCGACTAATTTGACAATCTGCTCAGAATATGGACAGTCCCGAATTTCAAGATGCACAAAGCCGATTACAATGGTAATTTTGGCTGCACGGGACATAAGGGACCGGGACATACACTCGTCAGATCTCTTACAGAAGAAAAATATTGGCCCAGACCTTGTAAATGGTAAAACGGAGAGAAAAGCTGGCATTGAAATGCCACTGCCACAGCTATTCAGATTCTAAGAGGCAGTATGAACAGTCATATACTCATATATAGAGAACTGTGGCCTCCCAGGTATTCACCATCAGGAGTAGAGGCGGCACTTTCCAGTTCCAGCACATACTGTACACTCATCGACATTACCTGCAGCGTGTTGCAGGCAGTACTTGATGCGATCATTCATGATATCCTGCAAGCGCATGTTCCACACGGCATCAGACAGCATATGTTACTGTGTGAAGTGGTCGGCTCATCTACTATCCTTGTCCTAAATTGGTCACAAATAAAAGTTGCCTCTTGTATTTATTAAGAAAAAATCAATCAAGAATTCTAGAAAATAGGAGTGAATGGGAGAACAACCAGGGTTGTATAGGTTGACGGTTAAATGTTTGAAGCATGTGATCTGGTTGCCATGCAAAAGCTATTTTTTTGCAATGATACAAGAATTTCCTGACTACAGCATTTTTCTATGTATATTGTCCCAAACACACAAAACATGAGAAATATACAACAATTCCATACAACTACAATTTGCAGTAACTTTCAGTGTTTCAATGCCCACTATTTACAAAATCACAATTTTATTTTATAGAAATGTTAGCAGTCCTTTCCAAATTATTGTAATTCAGAAAGTCATCAAGAGTATAGCAGTTCTACTGATCTACATTGTCAACAAAATTCCTTTGTCACTAAATTCTGGAAGAACTATTAAGTGTAAGTAACTCCAAATCAGATTCACGTGATTAACAATTGCTGAATAGAAATAATCCAGAGGGAACTCAATGAGCACATACCACCATAAGCTCATGCAGTCCAAGAGGGGCAGTGACAATATAGGGTATATTTGAGAGCTCCTTGGATGCTTCTGCTGCTAAAGCAGGGATATCCTGAGAAAAAGGGTCCAGCATGTATGAAAATCCATAATTAATACAACTATTCTATGCAACTGTATGTACAAGGTAGATACACATCTACACTCTTCACAAAAAAAACTATAAGCAATGAAATGTCATGCCTTTAACAAATTAACAGCCTTAACAATAAGCATTATCTTCCAAGGAAAACGATAAACATTAACAATCATGCATAAGTAAAAAAATATACTTGTTTCCAATGTCGTCCAGGGGAAAGGAAATATGGACTAACAATAACACGGGATGCCCCTTGTTGCACACATTTTCCAAAAGCATCCTTAATAGTAGGCTCAGCCAGCTCCTGCATTTGTGAAAACTGCAAGTTAAAGCAACAAAATGTACCGATCACAACAATATGAAAAACTAAAGAATAATATGATGAATGGACTAAGAAGTCTCAGCGAATATCAAATAATGTTACAGAGTTGGGAAACAAAGAATATGGCAGTAAAAGAGATTAAGTAATACATCTCTTTACCAGCAGTAATTCTACCAAGCTGATATACAAAGCTGGATAAATTCTTTAACTTGATCAATAGCCAAAGGTTGTGTTGGAGAGAACATAGGAAATATGACACAAATCTTAAAATAGTGGCAGTATAATACTATTACCATTAGTCGGTGAAATGGCTCTACGCAATGATTTCATTCAACAACATGTTCAGAGATGGTTCAAAATCACAATAATTCTTGAGAAGAATTGAAAAGCACCTAAATGTCACATGCAAAGCATTAGAAGTTTGCCGCTGCCACAGAATTCCAGTGACATTAACTTGTATTTGTTTGAATCAGTTTGAACTTCATAGCTGAGATTCCGAGATGGGACTAGCATGTCAGTGTCAATTAATGCAttctgcaagtttttttttttttttttttttgctcctaGAACCTAACATAAGTATCAGCTTCTCCAGACTAGAAGCACAACCCAGGCCAAACAGACAGATTCTTTGTGTGCGCGGGCACACGTATGTGTTTATTTATACAGCTTTTGGGGTACAAGaactcttttttcttcttctcaaatacgcaggagagctgcgcatcattGCATTAAGAAAGGCTAAAATAACCGTACAGAACACATACACGCTCCACACCCCTCCGGGGTTTAAGTTGCCCACGACCAGTTTGAATTGGTCTGGCCCTGGTcctgtaatttattttttagagGGGGTTaacacccccccccctttttttcttcCTAATATATTAATGCGCAGTTCTCTTGCGTGTTGTAGAACAAAAATGCACCCATGCTAAACATGAAACAACCACCCACCACCAAACACTGCTAACCTGAGGTTGAGCAGCAACCAGACCAGTAAGGCCCTTGGCGCCTGCAAGCATCCAGAGATCGGCGTCATTCTGTACCAGGATAAGAGCCTGATCAATCCTAGGCGAGGCACCACTGAAAACAACATCGTTCCTCAACTTCCAAGGATCCAAGCCCCCAGAATGACCAGAGAGTTAAAGCCTCATCGTGTCTGTTTGCTGAGGGAAGCCCCAGCTTGCTGCCACCACTCAAACAGACCCAAAGTTGAGTGGGGTGCAAGGTCAGTTAGGGCAAAAaggtgcagcagctgctgccagTACTGTCTGGAGAAACAAGAACTCAGAAGTCATGAGCCCCAATTGTTATCTTCTTGGAGACATTAAGCCAGGACACATTTCTAACCGTTTCCAGTTATTAGTGTCAATAAATTAATTTCAGTATGGTGGGTTTTTTAAGTGAACACACAGGAGAGCTGCATATCTTTATATTGAAGAGAGAAAAGGGGGAAAATCCCATACAAAGCAGCCTCTTTGCCTCACATTGTAGGTAAAAGAAGGCCGCAGGAAAGGAACACCACAGTTAAAACCCTACACTCACACTTGTCCCTCACCTCGACCAAAGAAAAGCTCCTGAAGCTTTCGAGCTCCAGCAAAGCACCAGAATTGCAATTCCTCTATTAAGAATTGTTGTGCTGCCGGCAGAGAAGGGGCTACTCCATCAAAAAACTCCCCTACTTCTATGATTCCACAGGGTACAAGCACCTAGGGTCACGGCCCTGCTAAAACCTTTTCTTTGGGACTTCTCAACTATGTTAGACGCTTTTCTGCACTACTCCGGGAAGCTCTTCTAATTCATCCTAGGCACTATGTGCTCTAGGCCAAGGGGGGTCAGCAGGTTACACCACCATTGCTGAGCAAAGACACAAGTCAAGATGTAGGACAGGTTATGTGGACATTTGACTTactacatttttttttggattttgttTCCCTGATTATTCAAGAATATGCTATGTATATATTAAGTTCATAACATAATGAGAGCCTGTAATCTTTTTCTCTACTCAAACCAGAAGGCCAGCTGAGTATCCGCACTCTTCAGTAAGTTTATACTACGAGGACCAGAACAAATTAACAAAATACGTGCATTTTAAACACCCAAAGGGAACTAAACCTAAATTCTCGAGCTAACCAATTGTACATGAGGATTCATGATAGGGAATAACTGAACCAGGCGCAGAATTCTTGCACCAGTTTAAAGCTATGTTTTTCTCTGAACAGAAAATGTATGGTATAGACAGTTA
This window of the Panicum virgatum strain AP13 chromosome 1K, P.virgatum_v5, whole genome shotgun sequence genome carries:
- the LOC120699011 gene encoding sirohydrochlorin ferrochelatase, chloroplastic-like isoform X3, with the protein product MHPVSVSLQPFPATPASILVPRSAAGRNSIDFAELRRAGRSSGNLAMNSIQNPARGSETSGSEDFNVGDKDAVVIVDHGSRRQESNLVLNDFVEMFRARTGYKIVEPAHMNDADLWMLAGAKGLTGLVAAQPQFSQMQELAEPTIKDAFGKCVQQGASRVIVSPYFLSPGRHWKQDIPALAAEASKELSNIPYIVTAPLGLHELMVDIMNDRIKYCLQHAAGNVDECTVCAGTGKCRLYS
- the LOC120699011 gene encoding sirohydrochlorin ferrochelatase, chloroplastic-like isoform X2, with the protein product MEELCGLLQLLSCRLPYIPFFFFLLGTRSAAGRNSIDFAELRRAGRSSGNLAMNSIQNPARGSETSGSEDFNVGDKDAVVIVDHGSRRQESNLVLNDFVEMFRARTGYKIVEPAHMNDADLWMLAGAKGLTGLVAAQPQELAEPTIKDAFGKCVQQGASRVIVSPYFLSPGRHWKQDIPALAAEASKELSNIPYIVTAPLGLHELMVDIMNDRIKYCLQHAAGNVDECTVCAGTGKCRLYS
- the LOC120699011 gene encoding sirohydrochlorin ferrochelatase, chloroplastic-like isoform X1, with the translated sequence MEELCGLLQLLSCRLPYIPFFFFLLGTRSAAGRNSIDFAELRRAGRSSGNLAMNSIQNPARGSETSGSEDFNVGDKDAVVIVDHGSRRQESNLVLNDFVEMFRARTGYKIVEPAHMNDADLWMLAGAKGLTGLVAAQPQFSQMQELAEPTIKDAFGKCVQQGASRVIVSPYFLSPGRHWKQDIPALAAEASKELSNIPYIVTAPLGLHELMVDIMNDRIKYCLQHAAGNVDECTVCAGTGKCRLYS
- the LOC120699011 gene encoding sirohydrochlorin ferrochelatase, chloroplastic-like isoform X9, coding for MNSIQNPARGSETSGSEDFNVGDKDAVVIVDHGSRRQESNLVLNDFVEMFRARTGYKIVEPAHMELAEPTIKDAFGKCVQQGASRVIVSPYFLSPGRHWKQDIPALAAEASKELSNIPYIVTAPLGLHELMVDIMNDRIKYCLQHAAGNVDECTVCAGTGKCRLYS
- the LOC120699011 gene encoding sirohydrochlorin ferrochelatase, chloroplastic-like isoform X8, translating into MNSIQNPARGSETSGSEDFNVGDKDAVVIVDHGSRRQESNLVLNDFVEMFRARTGYKIVEPAHMNDADLWMLAGAKGLTGLVAAQPQFSQMQELAEPTIKDAFGKCVQQGASRVIVSPYFLSPGRHWKQDIPALAAEASKELSNIPYIVTAPLGLHELMVDIMNDRIKYCLQHAAGNVDECTVCAGTGKCRLYS